CCGCCCAGCGCGCGGACGGCCGCGAACGCGCGGCCTGACTCAGCCCTGGCCCGCCGTGGCCCCGGCCTCGTCCGAGGGCAGCGGGCCGGAGAGATCCGGGCGGCCGGTACGCAGCAGCGCGTGGTAGATCAGCGACGCGGTGAACGAGAGATAGCAGCCGATGGCGGCGAAGGCGTAGACGTTGTCGGCGGGCTCCGGGCTCCTGCGCACCATCACCATGGCCATCACCCCGAGCCCGGCGGCCAGCAGCAGGCCCCACAGGATCACCGCCCAGCGCGGGGCCGGGGCCAGCATCCAGCGCAGGAAACGCCACATCGCCCGTGGATCCTGCCCGGACCGCCCGAGTGCGTAGAACATGCCCGGCATCGTCACGCCCAGGGTCAGCGTCATCGGCACGATCAGCAGCGCAGCCGACTCCGGCGCCGAGGGCAGGCTCCAGACGGCGACGGCAGCGCACCCGGCCGCGATCACCCAGGCGGCCCGCCGCAGCCACGTCCAGAGCACGTTCGTCGAGGTCACGCGCAGATCGTACGGACGCTGTCAACCTCGCGGCAGCCCCTCCTTCACGCGAGCTGCTCGATCAGGTCGGCGGCGGTGTCCGCGCCGTCAGCGGCACGGATCTGCGCGCCGAGCCTGGCCGCCGCCTCCCGGTGCGGGCCGTCGGCGAGCATGCGGGTGATCGCGGCCCGGATCTCGGCGACCGATGCGGACCTGGCCAGCACCTCGGCGGCGCCCTGCCCGGCCACGGCCCGCGCGACGTCGGGCTGGTCGCCCAGCGGGGACATCGGGATGAGGACCAGCGGCAGGTCGTGGGCCAGGGCCAGCATCGTGGTGCTGTGCCCGGCATGGCCGATGACCAGGGAGACGGTAGGGAGGATCTCGGCGTGGGGCACGAACCGGTGCACCGCCACGTTGGCCGGGGCGCGCACGTCCTCGGGCGCGGTCGCGTGACCGGTGGTCAGCACGACCTGCACGGGCAGGTCGGCGACGGCGTCCAGGACGGACTGCAGGACGGCGGTCTGGCCGGCGTAGAAGATGGTGCTGAGGCTGACCAGGATGCGCGGCTGGGCGGCCTCGTGCCGCACGGGGGCCGGGGCGCCCATCGGCCAGACCGGTCCGGCGTAGCGCAGCGTGGAGGGCACCGAGGTGGCCTCGTCCAGGTCGGCGAGCCCGGCGAGGATGCTCAGGTCGGCCTTGGCCCACAGGCGTGTCGGCCCCATCCCCCGCAGCCGACCGACGAACCCGACGGCGCCCGAACTGAAGGAGCCGCCGAGGTATCCGTACACGGTGTGCATGAGGGCGACGTGCGGGACGCCGAGGCGCTGCGCGGCGAGGAACGGGCCGAGCAGCATGCAGTCGAGCACCATGACGTCGGCCGGCGAGCGGCGGTGCGCCTCGATCACGTCGGCGGTGCTGCGCTTGGACGTGAACAGGCGGACGTAGTTCCAGGCCCAGCGGGCCGCGCTGGTGGGCGCGGTCGCCGACCATCGTCCGGCGTGCCGGTAGGGCTCGAACGCCAGCCCGGCCGCCTCGACGGCCGCCCGCTGCTGCGGGTGGCCAAGCACCCTGACCTGGTGGCCGCGCCGGTGCAGCCGGGCGGCGACACCGAGCACCGGCGGCACGTTGCCGCCACCGTCCCAGGTGGTGAACAGAAACGAGGGCATCCTGAACTCTCCGGCAGCGGCGGCAACCCAGCGGGCAGTACTCGATCATTATCAATTCCGGTCACCGCCGCTCCGACACCGCCCGTCCCCACCCGGATCACCCCAGGCCAATCCCTCAAGGAGGCACACTCAGTCTCTTGCGCGGATTGGTCTGTGATGCAAAGCTAACTTCATGACAGACGAATCCGCTTCCCGCGAGGACTCCCCTCGCGAGCTGCTGGCGGTCGTGCGCGACCTGACGCGCCAGGTCCGGGCCGCCCAGCGGGCCACCTGGTTCCCGCTGCTGGTGTTCGCGGCCATCACCCTCATCGCGATACCCGTCTACCGCTACGCCCCCTACCTCGACGTGTTCGGCACCTGCCGCTCGCAGGGCAACCACACGGTCTGCGCGGCAGAGAACCCGGTGCTGCTCGGATACTGGACCGTCGCGCTGACGGCGGCCTACGCGGTGATCGCGGGCTTCTACGTCAGGCAGTCACGGCGGCGCGGGGTGGGCACGCCCGTGCGCCCGTACATCGTCGTCGGCATCATCCTGGCCGTCCTCATGACGGCCGCGTCGATCTGGCTGATCTACCATCCGCTGCCGCCCCTCCCCGCCGATCCCTTCTCCACGGAACCGACCTACCCCACCCCCGGGCCGGGCGGTTGGCTGGTCCTTGGGCTGGCCAGTCCCGGGTCGGTGATCGGCCTGGCCCTGTTGGTGCTCGCGTGGGTGGAACGGCACTGGGCGCTGCTCGCGTTCAGCCTCGGCTACCTGGCGATCGGATTGGTGCAGGGCGCCCAGGTCATCCATACGTCGTCGCCGTGGTTCTTCCTGCCGTATCTGCTCGTCCCGGCCGCGGTCCTGCTGC
The Catellatospora sp. IY07-71 DNA segment above includes these coding regions:
- a CDS encoding glycosyltransferase, whose translation is MPSFLFTTWDGGGNVPPVLGVAARLHRRGHQVRVLGHPQQRAAVEAAGLAFEPYRHAGRWSATAPTSAARWAWNYVRLFTSKRSTADVIEAHRRSPADVMVLDCMLLGPFLAAQRLGVPHVALMHTVYGYLGGSFSSGAVGFVGRLRGMGPTRLWAKADLSILAGLADLDEATSVPSTLRYAGPVWPMGAPAPVRHEAAQPRILVSLSTIFYAGQTAVLQSVLDAVADLPVQVVLTTGHATAPEDVRAPANVAVHRFVPHAEILPTVSLVIGHAGHSTTMLALAHDLPLVLIPMSPLGDQPDVARAVAGQGAAEVLARSASVAEIRAAITRMLADGPHREAAARLGAQIRAADGADTAADLIEQLA